A window from Hymenobacter volaticus encodes these proteins:
- the yihA gene encoding ribosome biogenesis GTP-binding protein YihA/YsxC, whose product MQIREAEFLMSNTRVDQCPAPTLPEYAFIGRSNVGKSSLINMLTERRGLAKTSSLPGKTQLINHFLINKQWYLVDLPGYGYAKTSKVNRVAWTRMINFYLRQRLNLACVFVLIDSRHPAQTVDLEFMEMLGTEGIPFVMVFTKADKQSNSRTQLQVSDYMKKMSENWDEVPQHFITSAEEKTGREELLAFIENVNRQLAEAQHNA is encoded by the coding sequence ATGCAAATTCGTGAAGCTGAATTTTTGATGAGTAATACGCGGGTTGATCAGTGCCCGGCGCCCACTCTCCCCGAATATGCGTTTATCGGGCGGTCTAACGTAGGCAAATCGTCGCTTATCAATATGCTGACCGAACGGCGGGGTTTGGCAAAAACATCTTCCCTGCCAGGCAAAACGCAGCTAATCAACCATTTCCTTATCAATAAACAATGGTATTTGGTTGATTTACCGGGCTATGGTTACGCAAAAACCAGTAAAGTAAATCGAGTGGCGTGGACCCGCATGATTAATTTTTATTTGCGGCAGCGGCTCAACTTAGCTTGCGTGTTCGTTTTAATTGACTCGCGCCATCCAGCGCAAACTGTTGACTTAGAATTTATGGAAATGCTCGGCACAGAAGGAATTCCTTTTGTGATGGTATTTACAAAAGCCGACAAACAATCGAATAGCCGTACGCAACTCCAAGTATCCGACTACATGAAAAAAATGTCAGAGAATTGGGATGAGGTGCCACAACATTTTATCACGTCAGCAGAAGAAAAAACGGGTCGTGAAGAACTGTTGGCTTTCATTGAGAATGTAAATCGGCAGCTGGCCGAAGCACAGCACAATGCATAA
- a CDS encoding energy transducer TonB: MKKLTFALTLSLFVGSASVFAQTTKPKSAAPAPETAPAAAAAPQHQAGGINKSIPVAEYYEGGQDAMYAFIEKEKKYPILAKRNRIQGTCVVSFTLTTSGTLEGVKLVKGIGGGCGEEALRVVRLLQFKKPDYAILTSLPIVFKLSAPGQAAATE, from the coding sequence ATGAAAAAACTCACTTTTGCGCTAACGCTGAGTCTATTTGTTGGCTCTGCTTCAGTTTTTGCGCAAACTACTAAGCCCAAATCCGCTGCTCCCGCTCCGGAAACAGCACCTGCCGCCGCGGCTGCACCACAACATCAGGCTGGTGGCATCAATAAGTCTATTCCGGTTGCTGAGTACTACGAGGGTGGGCAGGATGCCATGTACGCCTTCATTGAGAAAGAAAAGAAATACCCCATCCTGGCCAAGCGTAACCGCATTCAAGGCACTTGCGTGGTAAGCTTCACGCTCACGACCAGTGGTACCCTAGAAGGCGTAAAGCTGGTAAAAGGCATTGGTGGCGGCTGCGGCGAAGAAGCCCTGCGAGTGGTTCGGTTGCTTCAGTTCAAGAAGCCTGACTACGCCATCCTAACCAGCTTGCCTATCGTGTTTAAATTGTCGGCGCCGGGTCAAGCCGCCGCTACTGAGTAA
- a CDS encoding amino acid kinase family protein yields MAGLPHSAAHRPRVAGRPRRLAYYGAQPNNGSASATSSRARRDAGVSGGTASGHTTTLGREGSDYTAAIFAYCLGAESVTIWKDVAGLLNADPKIFEVTVRYPEISYQETIEMAYYGASVIHPKTIKPLAVRQIPLYVKSFVDSTAEGTKIHDCRHGLLVPAFIRKINQCLISFESKDLTFISEENLEVIFGALAQVRLKINLMQNSAISFSVCTDFSAYRLDKLLTALREQFTIHYNTDLELYTIKNYDAASLQRLTTGRELLLEQRTRQTFQFVCRSNA; encoded by the coding sequence GTGGCTGGACTGCCGCACTCTGCTGCGCACCGACCACGCGTGGCGGGAAGGCCGCGTAGACTGGCCTACTACGGAGCGCAACCTAACAACGGCAGTGCCTCCGCTACTAGCTCACGGGCCCGTCGTGACGCAGGGGTTTCTGGGGGCACGGCCAGCGGTCACACCACCACCCTTGGACGGGAAGGCTCTGATTATACCGCGGCTATCTTCGCTTATTGTCTCGGAGCTGAATCCGTAACTATTTGGAAAGACGTGGCCGGGCTGCTAAACGCCGACCCTAAGATTTTCGAGGTTACGGTGCGCTACCCGGAAATCAGCTATCAGGAAACCATTGAAATGGCGTACTACGGGGCTTCGGTTATTCACCCCAAAACCATCAAGCCATTAGCCGTGCGTCAGATTCCGCTCTACGTCAAGTCGTTTGTGGATTCTACGGCCGAGGGCACCAAGATTCATGACTGCCGCCATGGACTGCTGGTGCCGGCTTTCATTCGTAAAATCAACCAGTGTCTGATTTCTTTCGAGTCCAAGGACCTCACCTTTATTTCCGAGGAAAACCTGGAGGTGATTTTTGGGGCGCTGGCGCAGGTCCGGCTGAAAATCAACCTGATGCAGAACTCGGCCATCAGCTTTTCTGTCTGCACCGACTTTTCCGCCTACCGGCTCGACAAGCTACTGACTGCGTTGCGCGAGCAGTTCACGATTCACTACAACACCGACCTGGAACTGTACACCATCAAGAACTACGATGCGGCTAGTTTGCAGCGCCTTACCACTGGCCGAGAGCTGCTCTTGGAACAGCGCACCCGCCAGACCTTTCAGTTCGTGTGCCGCAGCAATGCATAG
- a CDS encoding DUF5606 family protein — MPYDLKEIAAISGMPGLYRLVKPTRAGVIIESLDARAARSVASARNKVSLLQEISIYTQDYDQTVPLTEVFDRIHQKYGTALTVNNKSDDRDLTAFMGEIIPDYDRDRVYMSDIKKLVQWYQAVSSTLEYQAPATETVEPTTAEEPEAATVAADTAPAEESQVKKPKAKKKTDEATSNE; from the coding sequence ATGCCCTACGACCTCAAGGAGATTGCCGCCATTAGCGGAATGCCCGGTCTGTACCGCCTCGTGAAGCCTACCCGCGCCGGGGTTATTATTGAAAGCCTGGATGCGCGTGCCGCCCGTTCAGTGGCCTCCGCCCGCAACAAAGTATCGTTGCTTCAGGAAATTTCCATTTACACGCAGGATTACGACCAAACCGTGCCCCTGACAGAAGTTTTCGACCGGATTCATCAGAAATACGGCACTGCGCTAACGGTCAACAACAAATCCGACGACCGGGACCTTACGGCCTTCATGGGCGAAATCATTCCCGATTACGACCGGGACCGGGTGTATATGTCGGACATCAAGAAGTTGGTGCAGTGGTATCAGGCCGTGAGCAGCACTTTGGAGTACCAAGCGCCAGCCACTGAAACAGTAGAACCTACTACTGCTGAAGAGCCCGAAGCTGCGACCGTAGCCGCTGATACTGCTCCCGCCGAAGAGAGCCAGGTTAAGAAGCCGAAAGCCAAGAAAAAGACGGACGAGGCTACTTCAAACGAGTAG
- the fbp gene encoding class 1 fructose-bisphosphatase: MNQHDKLALPVGTTLDRFIMRKQEDFPYATGELSQLLRDIALAAKIVNREINRSGLIDIAGAYGNRNVQGEDQQKLDVIANIRFIRALRNGGEVCTVISEEDEEVIQTGNVQGKYIVAIDPLDGSSNIDVNVSIGTIFSIYRRVSPTGTEGTMADCLQTGTNQVAAGYVIYGSSTMMVYTTGNGVNGFTYEPSLGEFFLSHPQIITPKTGTVYSVNEGSSSSFSPGVAAFVEQCKQDGFSARYIGSLVADFHRNLLKGGIYIYPPTSKSPDGKLRLMYECNPLAFIVEQAGGKSSNGQMRTMEIRPQDMHARCPLFIGSKELVEQAETFLAQERQTQQVS, encoded by the coding sequence ATGAACCAACACGACAAGCTGGCGCTGCCCGTTGGCACCACCCTGGACCGCTTTATCATGCGTAAGCAGGAGGACTTTCCCTACGCAACCGGAGAACTTTCTCAATTGCTTCGTGATATTGCCTTGGCCGCCAAAATCGTGAACCGCGAAATCAACCGTTCTGGCCTCATTGACATTGCCGGGGCCTATGGCAACCGCAACGTGCAAGGTGAAGACCAGCAAAAGCTTGATGTTATTGCCAACATCCGTTTCATTCGGGCGCTGCGCAATGGGGGCGAGGTGTGTACGGTTATCAGCGAGGAAGACGAAGAAGTTATTCAGACCGGCAATGTACAAGGCAAATACATCGTGGCCATTGACCCACTCGATGGCTCCTCCAACATCGACGTAAACGTGAGTATTGGTACCATCTTCAGCATCTATCGTCGTGTGTCGCCAACCGGTACGGAAGGTACTATGGCGGACTGCTTGCAAACGGGTACCAACCAAGTAGCAGCGGGCTATGTCATTTATGGCTCCAGTACCATGATGGTATATACCACTGGCAACGGCGTAAACGGCTTCACCTACGAGCCTTCATTGGGCGAATTTTTCCTCTCGCATCCCCAGATTATTACCCCCAAAACGGGTACGGTGTACTCCGTAAATGAAGGCAGTTCCTCGTCCTTCTCGCCAGGCGTAGCGGCTTTCGTTGAGCAGTGCAAGCAAGACGGCTTTTCGGCCCGCTACATCGGTTCCTTAGTAGCTGACTTCCACCGTAACTTACTTAAAGGCGGCATCTATATCTATCCGCCCACAAGTAAGTCGCCCGACGGGAAACTGCGCCTTATGTATGAGTGTAACCCCCTGGCTTTCATAGTAGAACAAGCCGGCGGCAAATCCAGCAACGGCCAGATGCGTACCATGGAAATCCGGCCCCAGGACATGCACGCCCGTTGCCCCCTATTTATTGGCTCGAAAGAACTTGTAGAGCAAGCCGAAACATTCTTGGCGCAAGAGCGACAGACGCAGCAAGTCAGCTAG